In a genomic window of [Empedobacter] haloabium:
- a CDS encoding dienelactone hydrolase family protein, with protein MRLLLSATLLVAFTATAHADPGFANLQPGPLAVGWKTVQQYDASRTYRGTIDAVTGKAVQGERSRPIQTLVWYPARKGGEPVRYGDYVRTEATDEAFELTPAQVAAQAATARKEIEARLGAAPAAAMLAQRMWAVRDAAPAAGKYPVVIYAPGVGGPGHEPADLGEYLASHGYIVIASRNLGARTRMLVPDSEGVDTQMRDIQFLLSYARSLPQADMTQVAVAGWSWGGMTNVFAAERDSRIRALVSLDGTREPEQTRRIDPHRITVPWLYIQRRPSTVSELSKAGVETSFSLLNEVAYADVRQMVMYPMRHGDFSSAALRLAQPGYFQEYSRAEVEQAYHWTARYVLEFLNATLKNDAAGRAFLARAPIENGVPRHMASIQHAPARPGPVPNREGFAAALAQRGFGKAAELYAELHGRNKAFVLTDYEINNWGYALLRQAGNVQDAIAMFTFGTTLYPDNANLYDSLGEAQEYVGDTAAAVTSYRRSLALDPSNVNAATRVAKLAPVQASR; from the coding sequence ATGCGCCTCCTGCTCTCCGCCACGCTGCTCGTCGCCTTCACCGCCACCGCCCACGCCGACCCCGGCTTCGCCAACCTGCAGCCAGGCCCCCTGGCGGTCGGCTGGAAAACCGTCCAGCAATATGACGCCAGCCGCACCTACCGCGGCACGATCGATGCGGTAACGGGAAAAGCGGTGCAAGGCGAACGCTCACGGCCGATCCAGACCCTGGTCTGGTACCCGGCACGCAAGGGCGGGGAACCGGTACGCTACGGCGACTACGTGCGCACCGAAGCCACCGATGAGGCGTTCGAGCTCACCCCGGCGCAGGTCGCGGCCCAGGCGGCGACGGCCCGCAAGGAAATCGAGGCCCGCCTCGGCGCCGCCCCGGCGGCGGCCATGCTGGCGCAGCGCATGTGGGCCGTGCGCGATGCCGCGCCGGCGGCGGGCAAGTACCCGGTCGTCATCTATGCGCCTGGGGTGGGCGGCCCGGGCCACGAACCGGCCGACCTGGGCGAGTACCTGGCGAGTCACGGCTACATCGTCATCGCCAGCCGCAACCTGGGCGCGCGCACGCGCATGCTGGTGCCCGATAGCGAAGGCGTCGACACGCAGATGCGCGACATCCAGTTCCTGCTGTCCTATGCGCGCAGCTTGCCGCAGGCGGACATGACGCAGGTGGCCGTCGCGGGCTGGAGCTGGGGCGGCATGACGAACGTGTTCGCGGCGGAGCGCGACAGCCGCATCCGCGCGCTCGTCAGCCTGGACGGCACCCGCGAGCCGGAGCAGACGCGCCGCATCGACCCGCACCGGATTACCGTGCCGTGGCTGTACATCCAGCGCCGCCCATCGACGGTGTCGGAACTGAGCAAGGCGGGCGTCGAAACATCGTTCAGCCTGCTCAATGAAGTGGCCTATGCCGACGTCCGCCAGATGGTCATGTACCCGATGCGGCACGGCGACTTCTCCTCTGCCGCGCTGCGCCTGGCGCAGCCGGGCTACTTCCAGGAATACAGCCGCGCGGAAGTGGAGCAGGCCTACCACTGGACGGCGCGCTACGTGCTGGAGTTCCTCAACGCGACCCTGAAGAACGACGCCGCCGGGCGTGCGTTCCTGGCTCGCGCGCCGATCGAGAACGGCGTGCCGCGTCACATGGCGTCGATCCAGCACGCGCCGGCGCGTCCGGGGCCGGTGCCCAACCGCGAGGGCTTCGCGGCGGCGCTGGCGCAGCGCGGCTTCGGCAAGGCGGCCGAGCTGTATGCCGAGCTGCACGGCCGGAACAAGGCCTTCGTGCTGACGGACTACGAGATCAACAACTGGGGCTATGCGCTGCTGCGCCAGGCCGGCAACGTACAGGACGCCATCGCCATGTTCACGTTCGGCACCACGCTGTATCCGGACAACGCCAACCTGTACGACAGCCTGGGCGAAGCGCAGGAATACGTCGGCGACACGGCCGCGGCGGTGACGAGCTACCGGCGCTCGCTGGCGCTCGACCCGAGCAACGTCAACGCGGCGACGCGCGTGGCCAAGCTGGCGCCGGTACAGGCGTCGCGCTAG
- a CDS encoding IS110 family transposase, producing the protein MEQFIKNVGLDTHKATIAVSVADSEGELRYMGEIPNTSEAIAKLVKQLGKDGAKLVFCYEAGPCGYGIFRQLRGLGLECLVVAPSLIPKKAGDRVKTDRRDSMMLARLLRAGELTPVWVPDDAQEGLRDLTRAREDMKALQLKAKQRLSAFLLRHGKSYDGKSNWTQAHFRWLEQMKFASRTQQIVFQEYVDTVKALTKRVDGLDQQLEAEATASALWPMIEALMALRGVNLLTAATVMAEIGDLHRFATAPQFMAYLGLVPSEHSSGASKSRGSITKTGNGHVRKVLIESAWTYRYPARKTAHLQRRAEKTSDEVQEIAWNAQKRLCARYRAMGERGKLKVQACTAVARELAGFIWAIGQVTPRVMPTT; encoded by the coding sequence ATGGAACAGTTTATCAAGAATGTCGGACTCGATACCCACAAGGCGACGATCGCCGTTTCGGTTGCCGATTCAGAAGGCGAGCTGCGTTACATGGGTGAAATCCCGAACACATCCGAGGCGATTGCTAAGCTGGTAAAGCAGCTCGGCAAGGATGGCGCGAAACTGGTGTTCTGTTACGAAGCTGGCCCTTGTGGCTATGGGATTTTCCGCCAGCTTAGGGGACTGGGTCTGGAGTGCTTGGTGGTGGCACCGTCACTGATTCCGAAGAAAGCTGGTGACCGCGTCAAGACCGATCGCCGTGACAGCATGATGTTGGCTCGCCTGCTTCGTGCCGGTGAACTCACTCCAGTGTGGGTACCCGATGATGCGCAGGAGGGATTACGCGACTTGACACGGGCACGCGAGGATATGAAGGCGCTGCAGTTGAAGGCTAAGCAGCGGTTATCCGCTTTCCTGTTGCGTCATGGGAAAAGCTACGATGGCAAGAGCAACTGGACGCAGGCGCATTTCCGCTGGCTGGAGCAAATGAAGTTTGCGAGTCGGACGCAGCAAATCGTCTTCCAGGAATACGTCGATACGGTCAAGGCGCTGACTAAGCGCGTTGACGGACTAGATCAGCAACTGGAAGCAGAAGCCACGGCATCGGCACTCTGGCCAATGATCGAAGCGTTGATGGCGCTACGGGGTGTCAATCTGCTCACCGCCGCCACCGTGATGGCGGAAATCGGCGACCTGCATCGCTTTGCCACCGCACCGCAATTTATGGCCTATTTGGGACTGGTGCCGAGCGAGCACTCAAGTGGGGCAAGCAAATCGCGAGGCAGCATCACCAAGACCGGGAACGGGCACGTACGTAAGGTGCTCATCGAGTCGGCATGGACCTACCGGTACCCAGCCCGTAAGACAGCTCACTTGCAGCGCCGTGCCGAGAAGACGTCAGACGAGGTCCAGGAGATCGCCTGGAACGCCCAAAAGCGGCTCTGTGCGCGCTATCGCGCGATGGGCGAGAGGGGCAAACTCAAAGTACAGGCATGCACGGCGGTGGCGCGCGAGCTGGCAGGCTTCATCTGGGCCATCGGCCAAGTGACGCCGCGCGTCATGCCAACGACGTAA
- a CDS encoding glutathione S-transferase family protein yields MLQLFGHPFSSYTQKALVALYETGQPFAFRWIGPDAPDGNDHGSEWLQRWPLRKFPILVDGERTVAETSVIVEYLQLAHPRPVTLLPADPLAALDVRFLDRFFDLHVMAPMQQAVDGALTRDPAKARDALDLATPKLERAYAWLETHLAERTWAAGEDFTLADCAAAPSLFYADWTHPIAEQYPCLRAYRARLLARPSFARAVEEARPFRSYFPLGAPDRD; encoded by the coding sequence ATGCTGCAGCTGTTCGGCCACCCGTTTTCGTCGTATACGCAGAAGGCCCTGGTGGCCCTGTATGAAACCGGGCAGCCGTTCGCGTTCCGCTGGATCGGGCCGGACGCGCCGGACGGCAACGACCACGGCAGCGAGTGGCTGCAACGCTGGCCGCTGCGCAAATTCCCGATCCTGGTCGATGGCGAGCGCACCGTGGCCGAGACCAGCGTCATCGTCGAGTACCTGCAGCTGGCGCACCCGCGCCCCGTTACCCTGCTGCCGGCCGACCCGCTGGCGGCGCTGGACGTGCGCTTCCTGGACCGCTTCTTCGACCTGCACGTGATGGCGCCGATGCAGCAGGCCGTGGACGGCGCCCTGACGCGCGATCCGGCCAAGGCGCGGGACGCGCTGGACTTGGCGACGCCGAAGCTGGAGCGCGCCTACGCCTGGCTGGAAACGCACCTGGCCGAGCGCACCTGGGCGGCTGGGGAGGATTTCACCCTGGCCGACTGCGCGGCCGCGCCATCGCTGTTTTACGCCGACTGGACGCACCCGATCGCCGAACAGTATCCGTGCCTGCGGGCCTACCGCGCCCGCCTGCTGGCGCGGCCGTCGTTCGCCCGCGCGGTGGAGGAAGCCCGCCCGTTCCGCTCCTACTTCCCGCTGGGCGCCCCCGACCGCGATTAG
- the sppA gene encoding signal peptide peptidase SppA, translating to MSRSVASYLRGGVSRVWRFIDASRRAVLNLIFLAIVIALLVAIFGGGVKPLGNKTMLVLNLNGQLVEQTPGGAKLAALANLGEEDGRRFVQLRDVLRVLDAAARDPQIAGAVLVMDEMEGGGQAMLREIAAGIDRFQASGKKVVAWGSSYNQRQYQVAAHASEVYLHPMGAVMLDGFGQYRNYYRDALDKLGITVNLIKVGTFKSSAEPYIGNGPSEAAREADAYLNNDLWARYTQEVEAARKLPKGAIMRAIDTLPEGLQAVGGDLAKLAQQARLVDGLKTRDQIREMVLQRGMPDAEGKSFRQVGFDEYLARLRQPMTGDAIGVVMAVGEIGDGIAAPGSIGGLSTSNLIRLAREDKSIKAIVLRVDSPGGSAFGSELIRRELELTRAAGKPVVVSMGNVAASGGYWISMAADEVIADPTTITGSIGVFALFPTVDKVMDKVGIHSAGQPTTWLGDAANPTRPLDPRFGQVLQAAVGHVYGDFTRRVAQARKMPVEKIDAVAQGRIWTGAQAKERGLVDTLGSFGDALKSAARRAKLTGDTRIVYIEREGSKLDKLVEFFGGSAAQAVAKALTREAGVALVPAGMPLGVATNAARELTWLNEMTAHKKPFMTLTHCLCTSPQ from the coding sequence ATGTCCCGATCCGTAGCATCCTATTTGCGCGGCGGCGTGTCCCGCGTCTGGCGCTTCATCGATGCCAGCCGCCGCGCCGTGCTGAACCTGATTTTCCTGGCCATCGTCATCGCGCTGCTGGTGGCAATCTTCGGCGGCGGCGTCAAGCCGCTGGGGAACAAGACCATGCTGGTGCTGAACCTGAATGGCCAGCTGGTCGAGCAGACGCCGGGCGGCGCCAAGCTGGCCGCCCTGGCCAATCTCGGCGAGGAGGATGGCCGCCGCTTCGTCCAGCTGCGCGACGTGCTGCGGGTACTGGATGCGGCGGCGCGCGATCCGCAGATCGCCGGCGCCGTGCTCGTCATGGACGAGATGGAGGGCGGCGGCCAGGCCATGCTGCGCGAGATCGCGGCCGGCATCGATCGCTTCCAGGCCAGCGGCAAGAAAGTGGTGGCGTGGGGTTCCAGCTACAACCAGCGCCAGTACCAGGTGGCGGCGCACGCCAGCGAGGTGTACCTGCACCCGATGGGCGCCGTCATGCTGGACGGTTTCGGCCAGTACCGCAACTACTATCGCGACGCGCTGGACAAGCTGGGCATCACCGTCAACCTGATCAAGGTCGGCACCTTCAAGAGTTCCGCCGAGCCTTACATCGGCAACGGCCCGTCGGAGGCGGCGCGCGAGGCCGACGCCTACCTGAACAACGACCTGTGGGCGCGCTACACGCAGGAAGTGGAAGCGGCGCGCAAGCTGCCGAAGGGCGCGATCATGCGCGCCATCGACACCTTGCCGGAGGGGCTGCAAGCCGTCGGCGGCGACCTGGCCAAACTGGCCCAGCAGGCCAGGCTGGTCGACGGCCTGAAAACGCGCGACCAGATCCGCGAGATGGTGCTGCAGCGCGGCATGCCGGACGCGGAAGGCAAGTCGTTCCGCCAGGTCGGCTTCGACGAATACCTGGCGCGCCTGCGCCAGCCGATGACGGGGGACGCGATCGGGGTCGTCATGGCGGTGGGCGAGATCGGCGACGGCATCGCCGCGCCGGGTTCGATCGGCGGCCTGTCCACGTCGAACCTGATCCGCCTGGCGCGCGAGGACAAGAGCATCAAGGCCATCGTGCTGCGGGTCGATTCGCCCGGCGGCAGCGCGTTCGGCTCGGAACTGATCCGGCGCGAGCTGGAATTGACGCGCGCGGCCGGCAAGCCCGTCGTCGTCTCGATGGGCAACGTGGCCGCCTCCGGCGGCTACTGGATTTCGATGGCGGCCGACGAGGTCATCGCCGATCCCACCACCATCACGGGCTCGATCGGCGTGTTCGCGCTGTTCCCGACGGTGGATAAGGTGATGGACAAGGTCGGCATCCACAGCGCCGGCCAGCCGACCACGTGGCTGGGCGACGCCGCCAACCCCACCCGGCCGCTGGACCCGCGCTTCGGCCAGGTGCTGCAGGCCGCCGTCGGCCACGTCTACGGCGACTTCACGCGCCGCGTCGCGCAGGCGCGCAAGATGCCGGTCGAGAAGATCGACGCCGTCGCGCAGGGCCGCATCTGGACCGGCGCGCAGGCGAAAGAGCGCGGGCTGGTGGACACACTGGGCAGCTTTGGCGACGCACTCAAATCCGCCGCGCGGCGCGCCAAGCTGACGGGCGACACCCGCATCGTCTACATCGAACGGGAAGGCTCGAAGCTGGACAAGCTGGTGGAGTTCTTCGGCGGCTCGGCCGCGCAGGCGGTGGCAAAGGCGCTGACGCGCGAAGCCGGCGTGGCGCTGGTCCCGGCCGGCATGCCGCTGGGCGTGGCGACCAACGCCGCGCGCGAGCTGACCTGGCTGAACGAGATGACGGCGCATAAGAAGCCGTTCATGACCCTGACGCACTGCCTGTGCACGTCGCCGCAATGA
- a CDS encoding sodium:solute symporter has translation MSPVFLFFVIFAYFALLLAVAWRTSRNADNDSFFIGNKRSHWALVAFGMVGTTLSGVTFISVPGAVGRDGFGYLQITLGYVLGYLMIAAVLLPLYYRLRLTSIYHYLDVRLGRRAYQSGAAFFIVSRTLGATARLYLVVNILQATILDRLGVPFWATNLVILLMILLYTYEGGVRTIVWTDTLQTAGMLAGLLTCTWFMLQALQLDVSSSLARLQDAGLARVFDWNVDSPGYFWKQVVAGAFITIAMTGMDQEMMQKNISVRTLAGAQKNMLLLTFILVCVLALFLFLGGLLHLYAAEAGVTATGDRLFPAIVMQHLPAAVQLIFFVGLVSALFPSADGAITALTSSFCIDLLGIQRRGDLPEASRKRWRHRVHLGFCALFLVLVMVFKWIDSASMIGVILKLAGYTYGPLLGLFGFGLLTRRAVRERWVPAVVLAGPALCALLEWQQGALFGSYRLGLELLLINGLFVMAGLWLISTPAPRDTGAVAAR, from the coding sequence ATGTCGCCCGTTTTCCTGTTTTTCGTCATCTTCGCCTATTTCGCCCTGCTGCTGGCGGTGGCCTGGCGCACTTCGCGCAACGCCGACAACGACAGCTTCTTCATCGGTAACAAGCGCTCGCACTGGGCCCTGGTCGCTTTCGGCATGGTGGGCACCACCTTGTCCGGCGTTACCTTCATCAGCGTGCCCGGGGCCGTGGGCCGCGACGGCTTCGGCTACCTGCAGATCACGCTGGGCTACGTGCTGGGCTACCTCATGATCGCCGCCGTGCTGCTGCCGCTGTACTACCGCCTGCGCCTGACGTCGATCTACCACTACCTGGACGTGCGCCTGGGCCGCCGGGCCTACCAGAGCGGTGCCGCCTTCTTCATCGTCTCGCGCACCCTGGGCGCGACGGCGCGGCTGTACCTGGTCGTCAACATCCTGCAGGCGACGATCCTGGATCGCCTGGGCGTGCCGTTCTGGGCCACCAACCTGGTGATCCTGCTGATGATCCTGCTGTACACCTACGAGGGCGGCGTGCGCACGATCGTCTGGACCGATACGCTGCAGACGGCCGGCATGCTGGCTGGCCTTCTGACCTGCACCTGGTTCATGCTGCAGGCGCTGCAACTGGACGTGTCGTCCAGCCTCGCGCGCCTGCAGGATGCCGGGCTGGCGCGGGTGTTCGACTGGAACGTGGACAGTCCCGGCTACTTCTGGAAGCAGGTGGTGGCAGGCGCCTTCATCACCATCGCGATGACCGGCATGGACCAGGAGATGATGCAGAAGAATATCTCCGTGCGCACGCTGGCCGGGGCGCAGAAGAACATGCTGCTGCTGACCTTCATCCTCGTGTGCGTGCTGGCCCTGTTCCTGTTCCTGGGCGGGCTGCTGCACCTGTACGCGGCAGAGGCGGGCGTGACGGCGACGGGCGACCGGCTGTTCCCGGCCATCGTCATGCAGCACCTGCCAGCCGCGGTCCAGCTGATCTTCTTCGTCGGGCTGGTCAGCGCGCTGTTCCCCAGCGCGGACGGCGCCATCACGGCGCTGACGTCGTCGTTCTGCATCGACCTGCTGGGCATCCAGCGCAGGGGCGACTTGCCGGAAGCGAGCCGCAAGCGCTGGCGCCACCGCGTGCACCTGGGTTTCTGCGCGCTGTTCCTGGTGCTGGTGATGGTGTTCAAATGGATCGACAGCGCCAGCATGATCGGCGTGATCCTGAAACTGGCCGGCTACACGTATGGACCGCTGCTGGGATTGTTCGGCTTCGGCCTGTTGACGCGGCGCGCCGTGCGCGAGCGCTGGGTGCCGGCCGTCGTGCTGGCCGGGCCGGCGCTGTGCGCGCTGCTGGAGTGGCAGCAGGGAGCGCTGTTCGGCAGTTACCGGCTGGGGCTCGAACTACTGCTCATCAACGGCCTGTTCGTCATGGCCGGGCTGTGGCTGATCTCGACGCCGGCGCCACGCGACACGGGCGCCGTGGCGGCACGATAG
- the dgt gene encoding dNTP triphosphohydrolase — MYDRDTKAYAREQEQRILPLEYRVHAQTDGRAEGREECMRDYARVLYSASFRRLQGKMQLLGVDANNFNRNRLTHSLEVAQIARSIAADLGLERSVVAETCALAHDIGNPPFGHYGERILNELGAGCGGFEGNAQAFRILRTLEKKHHAYAGLNLTVRSLAGITKYFYTRSENPRKFLYDDDHAFLSGALARHGLAIRKSIDAQIMDLSDEIAYAAHDLEDALSFGIITWGEILHEFKISKDYAAAFEPFSRIAHGAHEEALKSEAQASSEEYSIVLRKEMTSQIVHELCRDIAVVEGEHGPELGYRQMGALATGLKSLLWRAILRKKDVQLYEKRGEKIIRGLFEVLTDTAYNKDNVLLPPELRCLKDSRERLVIDYIAGMMDSSAAQEYEKYFGKGSLDEIYWKAR, encoded by the coding sequence ATGTACGACCGAGACACCAAAGCCTATGCCCGCGAGCAGGAGCAGCGCATCCTGCCCCTCGAGTACCGCGTCCATGCGCAGACCGACGGCCGCGCCGAGGGCCGCGAGGAATGCATGCGCGACTATGCCCGCGTGCTGTACTCGGCCTCGTTCCGCCGGCTGCAGGGCAAGATGCAGCTGCTGGGCGTCGATGCCAACAATTTCAACCGCAACCGCCTGACGCACAGCCTGGAAGTGGCGCAGATCGCGCGCTCGATCGCCGCCGACCTGGGGCTGGAGCGCAGCGTGGTGGCGGAGACCTGCGCCCTGGCGCACGACATCGGCAACCCGCCGTTCGGCCACTACGGCGAGCGCATCCTGAACGAACTGGGCGCCGGCTGCGGCGGTTTCGAAGGCAATGCGCAGGCGTTCCGCATCCTGCGCACGCTGGAGAAGAAGCACCATGCCTACGCGGGCCTGAACCTGACGGTGCGTTCGCTGGCCGGCATCACCAAGTATTTTTATACGCGCAGCGAAAACCCGCGCAAGTTCCTGTACGACGACGACCATGCCTTCCTGTCCGGCGCGCTGGCGCGCCACGGCCTGGCGATTCGCAAGAGCATCGACGCGCAGATCATGGACCTCTCCGACGAGATCGCATACGCCGCGCACGACCTGGAGGATGCGCTCAGCTTCGGCATCATCACCTGGGGCGAGATCCTGCACGAATTCAAGATCAGCAAGGATTACGCGGCCGCCTTCGAGCCGTTCTCGCGCATCGCCCACGGCGCCCACGAGGAGGCGCTGAAATCGGAGGCGCAGGCCAGTTCCGAGGAATACTCGATCGTGCTGCGCAAGGAGATGACGTCGCAGATCGTGCACGAGCTGTGCCGCGACATCGCCGTGGTCGAGGGCGAGCACGGGCCGGAGCTGGGCTACCGGCAGATGGGCGCGCTGGCGACCGGCCTGAAAAGCCTGCTGTGGCGGGCGATTTTGCGCAAGAAGGACGTGCAGCTGTACGAGAAACGGGGCGAGAAGATCATTCGCGGCCTGTTCGAGGTGCTGACCGATACCGCCTACAACAAGGACAACGTGCTGCTGCCGCCCGAGCTGCGCTGCCTGAAGGACAGCCGCGAGCGCCTGGTGATCGACTATATCGCCGGCATGATGGATTCCTCCGCCGCGCAGGAATACGAGAAATACTTCGGCAAGGGCAGCCTGGACGAGATCTACTGGAAGGCCCGATGA
- a CDS encoding acyl-CoA dehydrogenase, giving the protein MSFGIATDECRAADAAGWLTPAQQALIHQRDWLRMLAPRACGGAELALPELVRLEETIAQQDGSMGWVVTLCAGAGWFAGFLAPGLARAILATPNVCLAGSGAPTGYADRDGDGWRLVGRWDIASGAPMATHFTLNAVLREHGTVLADDAGKPRIRAFVVPARHVTVEPTWRSIGLRASASHAYRIDGAWVPADHAFTIDPACATAPGPLYRFPFMPLAYVTLAANLLGMARHFLALARALLATRRHPSGVAMLEAPSAAARLAAADAAVDAVRTRFYARLDEAWAAALAHSAVDGAALQAVALALVETCRTAVDTLYPFCGLQAAHGDSAINRVWRDFHTATQHALLLPED; this is encoded by the coding sequence ATGAGTTTCGGAATCGCCACGGACGAGTGCCGCGCCGCCGACGCCGCCGGCTGGCTGACGCCCGCGCAGCAGGCCCTGATCCACCAACGCGACTGGCTGCGCATGCTGGCACCGCGCGCCTGCGGCGGCGCCGAACTGGCCCTGCCCGAGCTCGTGCGACTGGAGGAAACCATCGCGCAGCAGGACGGCAGCATGGGCTGGGTCGTCACTTTGTGCGCCGGCGCCGGCTGGTTCGCCGGCTTCCTGGCCCCAGGGCTGGCCCGCGCCATCCTGGCCACGCCGAACGTCTGCCTGGCCGGCAGCGGCGCGCCGACCGGCTACGCCGACCGCGACGGCGATGGCTGGCGCCTCGTGGGACGCTGGGACATCGCCAGCGGCGCGCCGATGGCCACCCATTTCACCTTGAACGCCGTGCTGCGCGAGCACGGGACGGTGCTGGCGGACGATGCGGGCAAGCCGCGCATCCGTGCCTTCGTCGTGCCGGCGCGTCACGTCACCGTCGAGCCCACCTGGCGCAGCATCGGCTTGCGCGCTTCCGCCTCGCACGCCTACCGCATCGACGGCGCCTGGGTGCCGGCCGATCATGCCTTTACGATCGATCCCGCTTGCGCCACAGCGCCGGGGCCGCTGTACCGCTTCCCGTTCATGCCGCTGGCCTACGTGACCCTGGCCGCCAACCTGCTGGGCATGGCGCGGCATTTCCTGGCGCTGGCGCGTGCGCTGCTGGCCACGCGGCGCCATCCCAGCGGCGTGGCGATGCTGGAAGCGCCGTCCGCGGCGGCACGACTGGCAGCGGCCGACGCGGCGGTCGATGCCGTGCGCACGCGCTTTTATGCGCGGCTGGACGAGGCATGGGCGGCGGCACTGGCGCACAGCGCCGTCGATGGCGCCGCGCTGCAGGCCGTGGCGCTGGCACTGGTCGAGACATGCCGCACGGCCGTGGACACGCTCTACCCCTTCTGCGGCCTGCAGGCGGCCCATGGCGACAGCGCCATCAACCGCGTCTGGCGCGACTTCCACACGGCCACCCAGCACGCGCTGCTGCTGCCTGAGGACTGA
- a CDS encoding DUF3861 domain-containing protein, producing MKQHRYRVTLEHLTDAAGARSTHEPLQFEVGNHDDIIAIVRRMRSRGDFDEQSATAFAVGLKLFSEVMLEQKEHPLFAGFRPQFQQFMKELKKGPALPAEPKQL from the coding sequence ATGAAACAACACCGCTACCGCGTCACCCTGGAACACCTGACGGATGCCGCAGGCGCCCGCTCCACCCACGAGCCCTTGCAGTTCGAGGTGGGCAACCACGACGACATCATCGCCATCGTGCGGCGCATGCGCAGCCGCGGCGACTTCGACGAGCAGTCGGCCACCGCGTTTGCCGTCGGCCTGAAGCTGTTCAGCGAAGTCATGCTGGAGCAGAAGGAGCATCCGCTGTTTGCCGGCTTCCGGCCGCAGTTCCAGCAGTTCATGAAGGAGCTGAAAAAGGGGCCTGCCTTGCCGGCCGAGCCGAAGCAGCTGTAG
- a CDS encoding MFS transporter: protein MPIALLALTISAFAIGTTEFVIVGLLPTIAADLGVTLPSAGLLVSLYALGVAIGAPLLTALTGKLPRKILLLSLMLLFTVGNLLAWQAPGYASLVAARILTGLAHGVFFSIGSTIATSLVPKEKAASAIAIMFTGLTVALVTGVPLGTFIGQHFGWRETFLAVSALGVIAFLGSLLFVPSTIRHTPPASLLQQVRVLGEPRLLLVYAMTAVGYGGSFIAFTYLAPILQRVAGFGESAVGLVMLVYGVSVAVGNIWGGKLADRRGPVGALKIIFLGLAAVLLALTFTAPHPWLVVLTVLLWGAVAFGNVAGLQVYVVQQAEHYAPRAVDVASGLNIAAFNLGIAGGAWGGGHIVEQLGLVHTGWIGALVVLGAYGLTAWSGRLDRRDPRATAARPTRSVAAH from the coding sequence ATGCCTATTGCCTTGCTGGCGCTGACGATCAGTGCCTTTGCCATCGGGACGACGGAGTTCGTCATCGTTGGCCTGCTGCCGACCATCGCCGCCGACCTCGGCGTTACCCTGCCTTCCGCCGGGCTGCTCGTCAGCCTGTACGCGCTGGGCGTCGCCATCGGCGCGCCCCTCCTGACCGCCCTGACGGGCAAGCTGCCGCGCAAGATATTGTTGTTGAGCCTGATGCTGCTGTTCACCGTCGGCAACCTGCTGGCCTGGCAGGCGCCGGGCTATGCGTCGCTGGTCGCCGCCCGCATCCTGACCGGGCTGGCCCACGGCGTGTTCTTCTCGATCGGCTCGACCATTGCCACGTCGCTGGTGCCGAAGGAGAAGGCGGCCAGCGCCATCGCCATCATGTTTACCGGCCTCACGGTCGCGCTGGTGACGGGCGTGCCGCTCGGTACCTTCATCGGCCAGCATTTCGGCTGGCGCGAGACGTTCCTGGCCGTGTCCGCGCTGGGCGTGATTGCCTTCCTCGGCAGCTTGCTGTTCGTGCCGTCCACCATCCGTCATACACCTCCCGCGTCGCTGCTGCAGCAGGTGCGCGTGCTGGGCGAGCCGCGCCTGCTGCTGGTGTACGCGATGACGGCCGTCGGTTACGGCGGGTCGTTCATCGCCTTTACCTACCTGGCGCCGATCCTGCAGCGCGTGGCCGGCTTCGGCGAGAGCGCGGTCGGCCTGGTGATGCTGGTGTATGGCGTGTCGGTCGCGGTGGGCAATATCTGGGGCGGCAAGCTGGCCGACCGGCGCGGCCCGGTGGGCGCGCTGAAGATCATCTTCCTGGGCCTGGCGGCGGTGCTGCTGGCGCTGACCTTCACCGCGCCGCACCCCTGGCTGGTGGTGCTGACGGTGCTGCTGTGGGGCGCGGTGGCGTTCGGCAACGTGGCGGGACTACAGGTCTACGTCGTACAGCAGGCCGAGCACTACGCACCGCGCGCCGTCGACGTCGCTTCCGGCCTGAACATTGCCGCGTTCAACCTGGGCATCGCCGGCGGCGCCTGGGGCGGCGGGCACATTGTCGAGCAGCTGGGACTGGTGCACACGGGCTGGATCGGCGCCCTGGTCGTGCTGGGCGCCTACGGCCTGACGGCTTGGTCGGGCCGGCTGGACCGGCGCGATCCGCGTGCGACGGCAGCACGCCCCACACGCTCCGTCGCGGCTCACTGA
- a CDS encoding DUF3820 family protein, whose product MNPEALSLLLTRDMPYGKYKGTKLADLPGNYLGWLAREGFPRGELGALLALMYELDHNNLRSLLDPLRHPAGARG is encoded by the coding sequence ATGAATCCGGAAGCGCTGTCCCTCCTGCTGACACGTGACATGCCCTACGGTAAGTACAAGGGTACGAAGCTGGCCGACCTGCCCGGCAACTACCTGGGCTGGCTGGCGCGCGAGGGCTTCCCGCGTGGCGAGCTGGGCGCGCTACTGGCGCTGATGTACGAGCTGGACCACAACAACCTGCGCAGCCTGCTCGACCCGCTCAGGCACCCTGCCGGTGCGCGCGGATGA